A stretch of DNA from Thermanaerosceptrum fracticalcis:
ATGATGGGAGTTGCCAACGAAGTTATGGATAGACTGAAAGAAGCAGGTTATGATATTCCGGTAGTTGACGCTTTTGCTGCCGCTCTCCGAATGACCGAAGCAGTTGTTTCCTTAGGTCTAAGGCCCAGTAAACTCACCTACATGCCAGTTCGAATGAAAGACCGAAAATGGTGGGGGGAATAAAAAGACTAAAGGGTGCCTATATAAACGGCGCCCTTTTTTACTTTTCGAAGGTTTAAAGTAAAAAAAGGATAATAGTAACTGACAATGAATATATCCCCGTATATAAGTTTTGGGAATGGAGGAAAAAACATGCTTTTATCAGAAAATAAACTGCCGGAGTTAGTAAGCAAAATACAAAAAGACTGTGTGATTATTGACGCCCATTTTGATCTCCTATTTGATGTTGTTAGGAAAAGACAGTATGGGCAAAGAAAAGTAATTGAAACAGATTATTTGCCAAGTTTGATCGAGGGTGGCGTCAACATTATTGTCGCCTCATTATATATTGATGATGAGTTTTTACCTGAAATGGCATTAAGACGAGCACTCCAACAAATTAGTGCTTTGTACGAAGAAATAGACGAATCTTCCGGAAAGTTCGTATTATGCAAGAGTTTTCATGATATTGAACAGGCGATCAAGAATAATAAATTAGGAATCCTTCTTTCTTTTGAAGGAGTTGAACCTTTATATAATGATTTAAGTTTGTTGAAGATTTTCTATGAACTGGGAGTGAGAATCCTTGGCCTGGTTTGGAGTCGGAGAAACTTTGCGGCAGACGGGTGCCATTTTAGCGCAGTAAAAACCTGTACCCAAGGGGGTCTTACTGATTTTGGGCTAAGACTGATTGAAAAAGCAGATCAGCTCGGCATGTTGGTTGATGTAAGCCATTTAAATGATGAGGGTTTTTGGGATGTCATTAAATTCTCAAAATCTGCTATTATCGCCTCCCATTCTAACTGTAGAGCACTGGCAAGCACCATGCGAAATCTTACTGACCAGCAAATCTGGTCTATAGCTGAGAAAAACGGCGTTATTGGCATAAATGCCGTAAATTTAATCGTAGCCGATAAACCTGAGGATGCCACTTTAGAATATCTGGTAAAACATGTAAGCCACATGGTAAAACTGGTGGGAGCGGAACATGTTGGTCTAGGCTTTGACTTTTGTGAATCACTTATGGCATATCTTTCTCCCTTAACAATAAAAACTATGTCCCCCACTCCCTTTGATGTGTTAAAGGGACATAAGGACTTGAATAAATTTATTGAAGCACTCCTAGCAACAGGTTTAAAAGAAAGTCAGATTCACCAAATCTTGGGTCAGAATTTCTTAAGAGTCTTCAAGGACAGGTTTAAATAAATTTTAAATAAATATAGAAATTACCCTTATTCCAGTTTACTCAAATATAGTAAAAAAGTTTTGAGTTAAAATTATCTTTTTTATACACTCGAAGCATACAGAAACGGTTGTACTCCTGGAGAGGGTGAAGGGCTGATGGATAAAGGGTTTGCGGCACTTTTGGTACTTTGCTGATTTTGAGTAACCCTTGAGTGTATAAAAAAGATATTTTATGCAAATCAAGATTGAATAGTAAAATAGAGGGAGGTATTATTGTGCTATCACCTGATAAACTAGAACCTAAAGAAAGGGCGTGTTAAGCAAATGACTGAAAAGAACAAATTTAGCGCTGATTACAAAAAAGAAAGCGTTAAGCTTATTACAGACCTTGGCAAGAAACCCGTTAGTGTAGCAGAAGATATTGGCGTCAGTGCTACAACAATCCGGCGTTGGGTACAACAATACAACGCTCATGGCGACCAGGCCTTTCCCGGTAAAGGTAATCTCAAGAGTGATGATGCTGAACGAAAGGCTTTAGAAAGAAAGATCAAGGATCTTGAGGAGGAAAATGCACAGGAGCGCTTACTATGACTGGCTCAACCGGCCTATAACCATGCGGAGGCAGGAAGACCAAGATCTGACAGAAATCATTAAACAGATATTCGAAGAATCCAGACAGACCTATGGTCATCGAAGAATAAAAAAGTGCTTAAAAGAAAAGGGATAAAATGTAGTAACCGGCGTATAGCACGACTGATGAAAGAAAACGGGTTAATCAGCCGCCTAAAAAAATACAAGGCTACTACCAACTCAAACCATGGCTACCCCGTAGCCCCTAACCTTTTAGAGAAAGACTTTAAAGCTGAGAGGCCTAACCAGAAATGGGTCGGCGATATCGGGCTAACCCTAGAAGACTTATCGGCGATTTCCGGTGTTAGCAAAAGTATGCTTGGTGAAATAGAAAGAAGTAGTACCAATCCCACAATATTAGTGTTATGGAAAATTGCAGCTGGCTTAAAAATTCCACTTACAAGGCTAATCAAAGAAGAATTGGATTATTCAATAGTCAGAAATTATGAATTAAAAGTAATAGATAAAGAAGCAGAATACTGTATTTACAGTGTTTTCCCATATTACGATTTGCACAAATCCGAAATTTTGAAGCTTGAAATTGCACCACACTCCAAGCTTTCTAATAGTCGACATATGAATGGTGTCGATGAGTATATATTTGTAGTAAAAGGTAACGTAAAACTTATTTTGGACAGTGAAGAGTTTGTCTTACATGAAGGTGATTCAATACGTTTTAAAGGAGAACTTCCTCATGAATTTATCAATTGCTATGACAGTACGGTTAATCTAATAAATGTTTTGAATTATAAATAGATTAATCATATCAAATAAATATGATGTCAGACACAGAACATAATAAAATTCGAAAAATTCATAAAAGATATTCCCTACTTTTAATGTTGTAGCAATATATGCCGTATGCGTTCTTATAAAAAACCTAAATGAGAAGGCGCATAGTGGAGTCTCTAATTCCCATTCAATTTAGTTTGTTACCGTTTTGACCTGGAATGGAGGAGTTTTTATATGGAGAAAAAGTATTTTCTTACAATTTTATTACTCTTGATGGCCATTACAATTTCCATAGCAATCTATAAATCCCAAGAACTAAAAAGAACTTACAAGGCACAAGTGTTACAGGGCTTAGAAAATATAAAGAAGTCACAGCAATCAGTGATTACTGAAGATGATATCAGGCACTTACCCCAACCCGTACATAAGTATCTAAGATATGTGGGCGTCATCGGCAAGGAAAAAATAGAAAGTGTTAGAGTAGTATGTGATGGTGAATTTAGACCTGCCCCCCAAAAAAACTGGGCAAAGGTGGAGACGGAACAATATAATTTCTTTACTGAGCCTACACGGATTTATTATATAGGCTTAAAAATGTCAGGTGTTCCTGTAGTGGGATTACATTCTTACAAGGATGCTAAGGCGACTATGCTTATAAAACTAGCGGGTTTGTTTACGGTAGCAGATGGAAAAGGGCCGATCATGAACTCGGCTGAAACGGTAACTGTGTTTAATGATATGTGCATACTGGCCCCTGCCACATTAATTGATAAGAGAATTGAGTGGGAAGAACTAGATTCCTTGACCGTAAAAGCCACCTTCAAGAATAAAGACAATAAAATATCCGCATTATTATATTTCAATGAGAAAGGTGAATTAATCAATTTTATTTCCGACGATAGGTACTATTCGCCAACAGGCGATACTTATCGTAAGGCGAGATGGTCTACCCCTGTAGGTGATTATAAAGTAATAAACGGGCTAAGGCTCCCCACATATGGGGAAGCAATCTGGCAATTTCCAGAGGGCGATTATTGCTATGCAAAACTGCGGATTAAGGATGTTGAATATAATCCTAAAAGCTTTAGATAGCTATTGTTTAGATAATTAATACAAACATTTAGGTTCACCTAAAGACACGACTAAACTATAAAGCTGGTATATCAGTGACAGATGGGAGATAGAAAAATGGCTTTCCTTGAACTTGTTAGCAAGAGACAGAGCGTGCGGGATTATCTGGAGAAACCCGTTGAAAGGGAGAAGATAGAGAGATGCCTGGAAGCGGCAAGGCTAGCGCCTTCTGCCTGCAACTCCCAACCATGGAAATTCATAGTTGTGGACGACCCCAACCTGAAAGAGGCAGTGGCCAGGGAAACCTTTAGCAGTGTTATTTCCTTTAACAGGTTTACCTTGAAAGCACCGGCAATAATCATAATAGTTTCAGAGAACCGTAAGTTGCTTCCTCAAATAGGAGGAGCAATAAAAGATAAACCCTATCACCTTATAGACGTAGGAATAGCAGCAGAACACATCTGCCTTCAGGCCGTTGAGGAGGGGCTGGGTACCTGCATGGTCGGCTGGTTTAATGAGTCTCCTCTTAAAAAACTCCTTGGTATTCCAGAACGAAAAAGGATTGAACTCTTGATTACCATTGGTTACCCTTCTGCAGAGGCTATCCGTAAAAAGAATCGTATTGAACTGCCAGGAATCTATAGCTACAACAAGTATGAATAAGTCCGCTAATTTATATAGTAAGAGGGGGAGAGTAATGAAATACGATTTTGACAGGATAATTAACAGGCATAACACCTATTCGGAAAAATGGGATCACCTGGAGGAACTCTTTGGGTCTAAGGACATACTTCCTATGTGGGTTGCCGATATGGATTTTCAGAGCCCTCCTGCAGTGGTTGAAGCTATAAAACGTCGTGCGGCGGAAGGTATTTACGGATATACCTTTATGGATAAGGCCTGTATAAATGCTTTTATGAACTGGTTTAGCCGCAGACATGGCTGGAAGATATCACCACAATGGATTACAGAGTGCCCGGGAGTAGTTACGGCTTTAAGTATTGCTGTTGACTGTTTCACTAAACCAGGAGACAGGATTATCATTCAGCCACCTGTGTATTATCCTTTTTTTAATGTTGTAAAAATGAATGGACGAAGTGTGGTGACTAATTCCCTGGTTCTAAGAGATAATTTTTATACTATGGATTACACTCACCTCGAGACATTAATGCAGGACGGAGCAACCATGCTTATCCTATCGAACCCCCATAATCCGGGCGGCAGGGTATGGTCAAGGGAGGAACTGGAGCGACTAGGGGAGCTTTGTCATAAGTATAAGGTTATGGTAATCTCTGATGAAATCCACTGTGATCTGGTTTTCCGCGACCACAAATATACTCCATTTGCCTCAGTTTCCAGTCAATTTGCAGAGAATTCTATTACCTGTGTAGCCCCCACTAAGACCTTCAACCTTCCTGGTATCCAGGCATCCTTTATTGTGATACCCAACGAGGAATATAAGCGGATATTTGACTATAAACTTAAGACTCTGTCTTTGACCACACCAAACTTTTTTGTTCCCGTGGCAGTGAAGGCCTGCTATGAGCAGGGGGAAGAATGGTTAGAAGAGCTCCTACAATATGTGAAGGGTAATCTAGATTTTGCATTAGGATTTATAGCCAAGAATTTGCCTCAACTGGAGGCAATCGTGCCAGAAGGAACTTACCTCCTCTGGGTTGACTGCCGTAAATTGGGTCTAGATGCTCAGGGAATGAAAGAGCTCATGTATCATAAAGCCAGGGTGGCCTTTAGCGAGGGTTCGGTGTTTGGCCCAGAGGGTGAAGGTTTTGTGCGCATTAACCTTGCCTGTCCCCAGTCAGTTTTGGAAGAAGGGCTAAAGAGGTTCTATGAGGCCGTTCGTAAATAAAAAATGCTTATCCATTCCAAGGTTCTTTTCATACCAGTGTTCTCTGGTCAATAGCCTATCAGAGTTGAGCTGGTGACAGAGATGTCGCCAGCTTTTGCATTTAGGTTGTGAAAAAAAAATATAAAGGAATTGAGGAGCAAACATAGAATATTTCGAAAAAGAAATATCGACCTTTTTTTGTATCTCGTAAAATAACAAAAATTGATGAGGTGTTTACAATGGATCTTAGTTCTTTTAAGCAAAACAATGAGATTTTTCATACTATCTTAGGAGCCTTGCGCGAAGGTGTCAATGTCGTAGATAAAGACGGTATTATACTTTACGCTAACCAGAGTTCGGCTAATTATGCTAAAGCTCATATAGAGGAAATGATAGGCAAACACATAACTGTTTATTATCCTAAAGCTGCACTTCTCGAGGTACTAGAAACACGGAATGCGGTATTTGACAGGAAAATTATTCATGAAACGAACAGAATATTTATAGTAAATGCCATTCCCCTTTATATCAAAGGTGAATTCGCCGGAGGTGTGGCTACTTTTAGGGATATAACAGAAATCGAGAGGCTGTCCAAACGATTGGAAAGCCTGGAGATGGAATTGGCTCTTAGTAGAATGAATGATGTATTTGAAGCCATTATCGGTAGCGATGGCAGTTTGAAAAGTGCCATAGATAAAGCCCAACGAAGCATTGCCTCCTTAGGTGGGCCACGACATAGTGTAATTGTGGGGGAAACAGGGACTGGCAAAACCATGTTAGCCAAAGCAATGTACAGTTTCGCAGAGAGAATGGGAGTAATAAAGCATGGAGCTCCTTTTGTTGAGATAAACTGTGCCCAATTCACCAACTCGGATATAGCTGCAATGGAGGTTTTCGGAACAGAAAAAGGTTCATTTACCGGAGCATATGATAAACCTGGCTTAATTGAAATTGCTAATGGTGGAATATTATTTTTGGATGAGGCTCAGGCTTTGGGAGCTCATCAAACTATGCTGTTAAAGGTTATTGAGTCTGGCACGGTGAGAAGAATTGGTGGAAGATCAGAACGGGAGGTAAATGTAATCATTATTACAGCCTCAAGTAAAGATTTAAAAAAGGAATTCATTCCAGAGCTTTATCAGCGGCTGGCCCAGTATCAGATTGAATTGCCTCCATTGAGAAAAAGAAGCGTCACTGAGAAAGATAGACTAATGAATTACTTCATTGCTCTATACCAGATGGCGGCTAAAAATCGTTACAATATTACCCTGGAAATAACTTTTACAGACAAAGCAAGGGAGATTTTGTTAAACGCTGCTTACGAAAGGAATATTAGACAGTTTCGGGATGTGATTAATGCCTCAATTGATTCAGCTGCACCGTTAATAAGCAGCGTGGAAAAGAATAAGCAGGAATTGAGAATTATTGTAGATGAGTCCAATTTACCCTTTGGAATGTTTACGGATAGTACTGATAAAGACTTAATAGTGTCAGAACCTGCAGAATCACTTGAGGGATTAATTCAGCAGCTACATGAAGAGGGGTTAGGCCCAAGGAAAATTTCCAATGAATTAAAAAGAAGAGGTATAAAGCTAGAATATTATCAAATAGCGTATAGGCTTAAGAACTATAAATTAAACAGTTTTACCCTTAGGGCTAATAAAGAATAGTTAACTCATATTATCCTGGTATGGTGGAAGCCAACCAGGATATTCTTTTTCCGGATTGGGCTGGATGTGGCAGAAAATAACAATAAATTCTAACAAAGTACAACACGGTGTTATAGAATTATAACACTGTGTTAGATGCATAACGGGGATATATTTTTAAAAATCAATTAAATTCAGCATATTTTGCATTATTCTTTGTTGGCATGAATTTTGCATAATAAAAGTGGTGTCAAAAAAATTGAGGGAGGTTGTTAATTTGTTCAGAAAAAAAGGAATTGCCTGGATGCTTTTGTTGGTTTTCGTTTCTGTTGTTGTTGCTGGTTGTGGTGGCGGGGGTGATAAACCGAAGGACAAACCTGCTGCTGAACAACCCAAGGTTACTACTATTAAGGTAGGACACGTTTTAGCTCCTGACCATCCCTATACTATTGGCTTGAAGAAGTTTGCTGAATTAGTTGATCAGAAAACTCAAGGTAAAGTTAAAGTAGAAGTATTCCATAGTTCCCAATTGGGTAATGAGAGGGATATGATTGAGGCACTTCAGTTAGGAACACAACAAATGGCTCTCGTATCAACAGCTCCTCTTGCTGGATTTACCAAAAAATTCCTGGTTTTCGACCTGCCCTTCATTTTTAAAGATTACCAATCAGCATATAAGGTTCTTGATGGAGAGATAGGACAAGGTATTTTAAAGACCCTTGATTCTGTGGGTATTGTTGGTCTTACTTACTGGGAGAATGGTTTCAGACATGTTACTAACAGCAAACGTCCCATTAATAAACCTGAGGACCTAAAAGGACTTAAGATTCGTCTCATGGAGAACCCCATTCACATGGATACCTTTAGAACAATGGGAGCTGACCCTACCCCTATGGCATTTGGTGAACTATTCACGGCACTACAGCAAGGTACTGTAGATGGACAGGAAAACCCTGTACCCATTATCTGGACCTCTAAATTCTATGAAGTTCAGAAGCATATGAGCTTGACAGGCCATTTCTATGCTGCGGCTCCTCTGTTAGTTTCAAAGAAATTCTTTGATGGATTATCCCCTGAAATACAGAAGGCTTTAAAGGAAGCGGCTGTAGAAGCAAGAGATTTTGAAAGAGATTTGTTGGCACAACAGAACAAGGATTTTGTAGGCAAGCTAAAGGAAAAAGGAATGAATATTCTTGAAGTTGATAAAACTCCATTCAAAGAAGCAGTGAAGCCTGTATATGCTAAGTATGAAGCAGAAATTGGCAAGGAATTGATTGAAAAGGTTATAAGTGCACAGTAAATTATTTAAATGAGGCAGGCTTTATGCCTGCCTCGGTTTACATAAGGGGGGGAAGATATTTGATTATCAAAAAGATATACGCAAATTTTGAAGAGTATATTTGTATTGCTCTACTTGCAATAATGTCAGTCGTTGTGTTTTGGCAGGTTGTCTGCAGGTTCATTTTAAAAGCCGCGCTCCCGTGGTCAGAGGAATTATCAATATATATTATGGCTTGGGTTACTTTTTTAGGAGCTAGTGTGGGTGTAAAACGTGGTGCTCACATAGGTGTTGAGGCGATGATCACCTTTCTCCCAAGGAAGATTCAAAAGTATTTTACCTTATTATCGTATGTTGCATCAGCCATCTTTTTCCTAATGCTGATTTACTTTGGGTCTCTGATTGTTCAAAAGCAGATAGCAACAGGGCAAGTATCTCCTGCCATGCGGATTCCAATTTATTATGCGTATTTATCAATACCAGTAGGGAGTGCCCTAATGTCCCTGAGGTTTTTTGAAAAAATCATCAATGAATTGAAAGTGCGAAATAGGGAAAACGCTAATGAACTTCATGTAGGGGGGAATTAACCAATGGGTGGTATTCTTTTTGGGAGTTTTGCTGTATTAGCAGCTTGCGGATTACCGATAGCTGTCGTATTAGGCTTAGCCTCAGTAATTACCCTTGCAACAATGAGTGATATACCTCTTTTGGTCGTAGCCCAGCGGATGTTTACAGCCGTATCATCCTTCCCCTTAATGGCTATACCCTTCTTTATGATAGCAGGTTCCTTAATGGAGGGAGGAGGTATATCCCGGCGGTTAATTAATCTGGCAAATAAAATGGTAGGTTCTATTACTGGTGGTTTAGCACTAGTAGCAATAGTTACCTGTATGTTTTTTGCCGCTATTTCCGGCTCCAGCCCGGCAACTGTAGCAGCCATTGGGTCTATTATGATTCCTGCCATGGTCAGTGCTGGTTATGATATTGCATTCGCATCTGCTGTAATGGCTGCTGCTGGTTCAATTGGCGTAATTATTCCGCCGAGCATACCTATGGTTACCTATGGTGTGGTTGGGGGTGTATCCATAGGTGCATTGTTCCTGGGAGGATTCGGTTCCGGGTTGTTAGTAGGTTTATCACTAATAATTCCCACTTATTTTATAGCGAAGAAAAGGGGTTACACAGGAACAGGAAGTTTTAATCTAAAGGAAGTAATTATTGCCGCTAAAGAGGCAGTATGGGCATTGCTGATGCCGGTGATTATCCTGGGCGGAATATACGGAGGAGTGTTTACACCCACAGAAGCAGCTGCGGTAGCCGTTATCTATGGCTTTATTGTAGGGGTATTCGTGTATAAAGAGTTAAAGATTAGTGATATGGGAAGGCTTCTTGCAAACTCTGCTGTTAGTACTTCTGTAGTCATGCTGATAATTGCTACAGCATCTGTCTTTGGCTGGATAATGACAAGCGAAAGAATTCCTGACGCAGTTGCTGAGGCTTTTGTCAGCTTTACCAACAGTAAAATAGTAATCCTGCTTCTTATTAATATCATGTTACTCATTGTGGGATGCTTTATGGAAACCAATGCGGCTATCATTATATTAGCCCCAATATTTATTCCCCTAGTTGTAAAAATGGGTGTAGATCCTATACACTTTGGTCTCATTATGGTCGTTAATACAGCCATCGGTATGTTTACACCGCCATTAGGAGTTAATCTCTTTGTAACATGCGGTTTAACTAACATAAGAATTGAGCGACTATCAAAAGCCCTGATCCCATTCATTGTGGCCATGGTTATTGCTGTTCTGCTCATCAGCTATATTCCTGCAATTTCTATGTTTTTACCAACTATCCTTATGAAATAGAGGGGATATAAGTGAATAGAAAAGTAGGTGACACCCATGCTAAACAAATCCCTAGTGAATAGTTTGAAGCAAATTGTTGGTAGTGAAAATGTAGTTACTGGCAGAATACCGCTGTTTACGTATTCGTATGATGCCTCTCAGTTTCCTGGCAGGCCAGATGTTGTGGTTTTCCCCACCACAACTGAGATGGTTTGTGCATTGTTTCACTTTGCGGCGGAACAGGGATTAAACGTCACACCTCGGGGAGCAGGAACCTGTTTAAGCGGCGGAGCTGTGGCCTCCGAGGGTGGTATTGTAATATCAATGAATAAGATGAACCGTATTATAGACATAAATCAAGTAAACAGAACTGTCCTGGTTGAAGCAGGAGTAATTAACAAGAGCATCCAGGCGGCCGCGGAACCCTTTGGCCTAATGTTTGCCCCAGACCCTGCTAGTCTCAATGTATCAACAATTGGTGGGAATATTGCCGAAAATGCTGGAGGAATACGCGGGGTCAAATATGGTTGTACCAAGGATCATGTGCTGGGTTTGGAGGTGGTAATTCCTTCTGGTGAAGTTGTGAAAACGGGCCAACTCCTCTCGATTTCAGAAAGTCAGATAGATTTGAGTTATTTTCTGTGCGGTTCTGAAGGTACTCTTGGTATTGTTACTAAGGCCTTATTAGCATTGACTCCCATCAATCCTGAAGTTGTGACGATGACGGCGGTTTTTAATGACCTGGGGGATGCAGGAGACTGCGTGGCTGAGATTATAGCCAGGGGTGTAACCCCTACAACAATGGAAATCATGGATAATACCCTCATCAAAGCTGTTGAGGATTATGCTAAACTGGGCTTGCCTAAAGATGCGGAAGCCCTGCTGCTTTTGGAGGTAGACGGGTTCAGTTCCGAGCTAGAAAGCCAAGTTCCCAGTATTATTGAAGCATTTCGGAAGAACAGAGCAAAGAATTATAGTATTGCCGGTAATGAACAGGAGCGTCAGGCACTGTGGAAGGCAAGGAGATCAGCCAATGGAGCTTTAGGGAAACTAAAACCATCTATGGTTGTGCAAGATGTAGTGGTTCCTAGAGACCGGCTTGCCGCAATGTTAAGAAATGTTTCGGCCCTAGCAAAAAGATACGGCATAATAATTGCCCAGTTAGCCCATGCGGGAGATGGTAATTTACATCCCCATCTTCTTTATGACCACAGGGTTCCCCAGGAGGCAGAGGTAATAGAGCACGTATGTGATGAAATATTCAAAGAAGCTCTTGCCCAGGGCGGGACCTTGTCAGGTGAACATGGCATCGGATTAGAAAAGGTCAAGTATATGCCGCTGGCTTTCAGCCAGGAAAGTATTTCTTATATGAAACAATTGAAGCATGCGTTTGACCCTGAGTCTCACTTTAACCCAGGCAAGCTGCTTCCCTAGGGCGAAGGAGGAAAAAAATGACACGATTAGAAATTATTGCTGCCTTGCAAAAGCTGATTGGTGATACTGGATCAGGCGGCAGCAATAGATACGAAAGAGTATTAGAAAAAAATAGACCCGAATTGATCCTTTACCCCAATACTGTGGAAGAAGTTTCGACTATTGTAAAACAGGCTAATATATATAAAATACCTGTCTATCCTGTCGGCAATGGTACCAGGTTTTTAGAGGGAACAAGGGGCTTCCTAGAGGGGATACTGCTATCTACTAATAGGCTCAAGGGGGTAGTGGAATATCGTCCTGACAACATGAGTGTTGAGGTAGAGTCAGGTTTAACTATCAGTGAACTTCGAGATTTTCTAGTTAAGGACAACATTTTTTTTCCTGCCGAGTCGGATCATGGACTGGACACAATTGGGGGACTAATAGCTACTAACGGTTATGGCAGGAAGAGATACCTTTATAAGAGCAGTCGCTTTTATGTAATGGGCATGGAGTTTGTCTCTCCTCAAGGTGA
This window harbors:
- a CDS encoding FAD-binding oxidoreductase, with protein sequence MLNKSLVNSLKQIVGSENVVTGRIPLFTYSYDASQFPGRPDVVVFPTTTEMVCALFHFAAEQGLNVTPRGAGTCLSGGAVASEGGIVISMNKMNRIIDINQVNRTVLVEAGVINKSIQAAAEPFGLMFAPDPASLNVSTIGGNIAENAGGIRGVKYGCTKDHVLGLEVVIPSGEVVKTGQLLSISESQIDLSYFLCGSEGTLGIVTKALLALTPINPEVVTMTAVFNDLGDAGDCVAEIIARGVTPTTMEIMDNTLIKAVEDYAKLGLPKDAEALLLLEVDGFSSELESQVPSIIEAFRKNRAKNYSIAGNEQERQALWKARRSANGALGKLKPSMVVQDVVVPRDRLAAMLRNVSALAKRYGIIIAQLAHAGDGNLHPHLLYDHRVPQEAEVIEHVCDEIFKEALAQGGTLSGEHGIGLEKVKYMPLAFSQESISYMKQLKHAFDPESHFNPGKLLP